From Punica granatum isolate Tunisia-2019 chromosome 1, ASM765513v2, whole genome shotgun sequence:
gttctttcgtggtcaagcCGACAATTGCCTCTAATTTTTTCCTATGCCGCAAAACAGGTGAtggcctagcggggtattttgtTGTAACATTTCTCTCATgaaactctccttttgctacgaccgCCCGGATTAGGGTTCGAttgcacctctcggttcctctaacttttacctagaccgccctttgtgGGTTTTCAGTCTAGCGAGGACTTGATttatgctcaccttttgccacgactcccctttgcgagATTTTAAGCCATGCCCCTctttccctaacttttgcctaggccgcctcagggaggttttcgacctagtgggaaattattcttttttcctctCGAGAAGTTTTTGAGGTAGGGAAGAATGATGGGAGTAGATACAAGTATAGATGAATAAGGAAAGTGTTACCATGAAACGGGCACGAGACCCAGCAAACAAAGGACGAATGTGCCATCTGTGACTTGCGGTGGTGGGAGGATGAAGAGGTCGTAAGGTGCCAAAAGGCAATCAGGGGtagtacttcttgagggcATCGGCATTGACCGGGAGCACATTTtcggtcccgtccatgtcgcttaagATGATTGCCCCTCCAGAGAAGGTCTCCCTGACAACGAAAGCTCGTcatatttgtacgagaacttcccttgAGAGTCAGGCTCAACGAGTAGGACCTTCCGTAGGACGAGGTCGCCGAGGTTGAACTTGCGATGACGGACTTTCGCTTTgaacgctcgggccattcttcgTTGATAACATTgcccgtggcaaagtgctttCAACCTCCTCTCAtcgatgagattgagctgttcatAGCGTTGTTTTGCCCATTTTGCTTCTTCGAGTTTGGTCTCGGAAAAGATCCTCATGGAGGGGATTTCCACTTCAATCTGGAGGaccgcttccatgccgtagaccaaggAATTTGGGGTTGCCCCAGTAGAAGTACGGTGCGCGTAAgtgagcatctcgtgccaatccttgtaattcaccgtaattttttcgatgatcttcttgatgttcttgttcGCAGCTTCCACTGCACTGTTCATTTGGGGACTGTACGGGGTGGAATTGCGGTGCAGGAttttgaactgtgcacagagctcgtcgatgatcTTATTGTTAAGATTCTTAgcgttgtccgtgatgattGTTGCAGGGACTCCGTAACGGGCAATGATGTAGCGCTTGAGGAAACGTGACACGGCTTTTGTGGAGATCGAAGCCAGCGttatggcctcgatccacttggtgaagtagtcgatcgcCACCAAGATAAATaagtgtccattggatgccTTGGGGTTGACGGGGCCGATCACGTCGATGCCCCACATCAAGAAGGGTCATGGGGTTGCCTTCGGATGCAACTCGTTAGGGGGCGCTTTGATCTGGTCGGCATAGACCTGGCACAAATGACAGTGCCTGACGTccttgacgcagtcagtcttcatggtggaccaatagtAGCCTAGGCGCATAagcttcttagcgagcatgagccCATTCATGTAGGGTCCACAACTCCCCCTGTGCACTTCCTCCGTGAGGCGTCGTGCTTCATGTTCATCGATACACTGAAGTAGCGTAGCGTCAAAGGAACGACGATAGAGCGTCTCGCCGCTCAGGAAGTAGTGTATCGCGAGTCGCCTGAGTTTCTTCCGGTCACGACGATCGGCGAATGGAGGATATTGGCTAGTTTGCAGgaagttcttgatgtcttcgtaccacggctttgcaTCGATTGCCTCGATTGCGTCGCAGTGGGCAAGGCTCCTGGCAATCTCGAtttcgaggggctcgatgagattttccttcgtgatgctcaccatggaagTAAGGGTCGCGAGCGTGTCTGCAAACTgattcttcatgcgtggtgtATAAGTGAACGAGATcttctcgaagttctctgtTAACTCCTCAAGATACCCGCAGCATAGCACCAGCTTCgcgtccttcgtcttccactgCCCCAACttctggaagattgtgagcatggaatcgCCGAATACCTCcagctccttcaccttgaaatcaatTGCCGCCTGTAGAccaaggatgcatgcctcATACTCGGCCACGTTATTGGTGCAGGAGAAGTTAACCTTCACCGCCACCGGATAATAGCGCCCGTCAGGGGATATTAGTACTGTGCCGATACCGGGtccggtggaattgactgcaccgtcgaaatacatcttccacgtGGGTTTATTCTCCTCACCGTCCACCTAGAGGATCCCTTCGTCCGGGAAGTCGGAAttgatcggtgtgtcatcCTCGATCGGAAATTTCGTTAAATGATCTGTGATTGCCTGCCCCTTGACTGACGTGCGGCATACgtactcgatgtcgtactctGTTAGCTAGCAGCATCATTTCGCGATATTCCTTATGGAGGACGGACTATCGAGCAAATATTTCAAGGGATCCGCTTTTGATAGCAAGCGGATTGTGTGATAGAGCGAGTACTGCCGAAGCCTCTACATGGCCCATACCATTGCACAACACATCATCTCAATTTCCAGGTAGTTGGATTCCCCTTCCGTAaactttttgctcaaataGTAGATCACGCGTTTTGTATGTGCGGACTCGTCCTCTTGCCCCAACATGCACCCTAAAGACTGCCGGCACACTGTTAGATATAAGATGAGAGGACAATCCGGTGTAGGTGGtttcagcaccccattttgtcTGATCAGTTCAGGCAACGCCTATCAACAGCAATTCAGATTACGACTTGAGCATCGATACAGAAGAGGGCTCGACAGAGTaacaaattgctattcattctcaagtcaacagagataggcagatgattcaagcatatgacagaagaacatacagaatcatccagcaacatacagagcaaacagaCAGTTCACACAGCATCCAAACCAgcattttcagaatacatcatcgacagtgctattttccaCTGGTCTGCTCGACCATTAAAAGATAGTCACtattgggcttcaaaaatTCCTCGCGAcgtcaaacagatgaaaagtgtcttcgaACACATTTCACAGATCAACTGCTCCATACAGAGCAATTTTagaatacagacaactttttagtgaaagtccaaaaatgccgtttcatccaagaaaagttaatgcccgaTGTCAGATACAGTCATGTCCAACAATTATGCAGAGCATGATCATTGCTTCAAACTGTCTTTCAGAAGTCATACAGACTCCTCTAATGACTCCCGAACGACAGAACAAGTATACCTTTCAACGAAAAACCTTATCCAAAAACTGGTCTGACAGAACATCGGCAAACCAAGTTGGCCATACATTGCCTAGAAAACTGCAGAGGacatacgcaattgggcaaatcagacaacAATATctctttcagtttcccgagtgacctCCGAAGAGCAAAAAAGTCcgttttcaatggaaattcataAACAGAGGTATTTTTCATgaaaacttgacgccggatggttgGCAAACCCAATGCTACTCATCTCAATGCTCAacgtgaaatcctcagacggaATCTCACAATCCATCTAGATCCTCAGAACACCGTTTTAGGGTTTCAGATGCAATTTTTCATTCCTTCGAGGCCTGTTCTCAATG
This genomic window contains:
- the LOC116204845 gene encoding uncharacterized protein LOC116204845, with the translated sequence MYFDGAVNSTGPGIGTVLISPDGRYYPVAVKVNFSCTNNVAEYEACILGLQAAIDFKVKELEVFGDSMLTIFQKLGQWKTKDAKLVLCCGYLEELTENFEKISFTYTPRMKNQFADTLATLTSMVSITKENLIEPLEIEIARSLAHCDAIEAIDAKPWYEDIKNFLQTSQYPPFADRRDRKKLRRLAIHYFLSGETLYRRSFDATLLQCIDEHEARRLTEEVHRGSCGPYMNGLMLAKKLMRLGYYWSTMKTDCVKDVRHCHLCQVYADQIKAPPNELHPKATP